One window of Candidatus Nitrospira kreftii genomic DNA carries:
- a CDS encoding 4-hydroxybenzoate octaprenyltransferase, with the protein MSTPTESASTVTAGIPWSALARLIRLQNQTGTYLLLLPTLWALVLAARGIPPPHLLAIFLGGSFLMRSAGVIMNDLADQRFDRQVTRTKTRPLASGELSQRQAVLLLSALLVLAACLLLLLPPIVTWLAPIALLLAALYPYSKRWIHIPQAMLGIAFGWGTIMAWAAVQGQLDAQVWCLFGATAAWAVAYDTIYAVQDQEDDRHIGVKSAALYFGPFIHQGVGMAFSVMVAFLTAVGWLAQLGWPYYVALLGVVAFFLFQIRQLRGTITPIQAFKMFRAHVGVGITLLIGLLGGLLI; encoded by the coding sequence ATGTCGACTCCGACTGAGTCCGCTTCTACCGTCACGGCAGGAATACCCTGGTCCGCACTTGCGCGCTTGATCCGCCTGCAAAATCAAACGGGCACCTACTTGCTGCTTCTCCCCACGCTGTGGGCCCTGGTGCTGGCCGCTCGCGGCATTCCACCGCCTCATCTGCTTGCCATATTTCTTGGCGGATCGTTCTTGATGAGGAGCGCTGGGGTGATCATGAACGACTTAGCCGATCAAAGATTCGATCGGCAAGTCACTAGGACGAAAACTCGGCCCTTGGCCTCAGGTGAATTATCCCAACGCCAAGCAGTGCTACTGCTCAGTGCCTTACTGGTGTTAGCCGCATGCCTCCTGCTTCTGCTTCCGCCCATCGTGACCTGGCTCGCTCCAATTGCGCTCTTGCTTGCAGCCCTTTACCCCTACTCGAAACGATGGATCCATATTCCACAGGCCATGCTCGGCATTGCCTTCGGCTGGGGAACCATCATGGCTTGGGCCGCGGTGCAAGGGCAGTTAGACGCACAAGTCTGGTGCCTCTTTGGAGCGACAGCCGCCTGGGCCGTCGCGTACGATACGATTTACGCGGTCCAGGATCAAGAGGATGACCGACACATCGGAGTCAAGTCCGCCGCTCTCTACTTTGGGCCGTTCATTCACCAAGGGGTGGGCATGGCATTTAGTGTGATGGTAGCGTTCCTGACCGCTGTAGGGTGGCTTGCTCAGTTAGGATGGCCGTATTATGTGGCCCTCCTGGGTGTGGTCGCGTTCTTCTTGTTCCAAATCCGTCAGCTACGCGGAACGATCACACCGATTCAGGCCTTCAAGATGTTCCGCGCGCATGTCGGGGTCGGGATCACTCTACTTATTGGACTTCTTGGAGGTTTGCTGATTTAA
- a CDS encoding hypothetical protein (conserved protein of unknown function), with translation MVHRDTQPTNLEPLSLTPTIWFAPSGTTAELSYQNACHETVAMPMADILLGSVPTKLAQVFTGVTAQNHSEDLLASDGVIEVGVGLRRIDLEVPTQRPGTYPATATVGLEMAFLARDGTMLFSKKLEGTHHGTVVVADQSCDVTGLDALVQDAIGSATDELVQHMVQSVKIREYAAQRDAWVPLASHPTPPSERTVESSPPVEQETREEPLAPTARGVEPTHLSFRAIIRDESRDRVLEPDESVTIHLEVMNEGIAEAKDVVILVQGKAGLAHVFPPDIVVGSIRPGEIKRLSVTKRVTVTEETLPGELTLNLRSASPMATVPPPKIFSLGIKPKRGDLASLPDVDQMPAALKTGKQPRAVIIAIGVGTYQDEQVPVMKYASHDAAVMAEYLHAIGSIPRERMRILLDRQGVQQEFDETFKHWLRKRADAETVLYVYFSGRAVVDSSTGEVLLVPYDGTLFDPEHLYPLRRLQQLVSQLPIQRAIFMLDASLDPSPGADVRTMPSPDWPSGADEQRKDVEMWMVGNPSLQEANVYDRGKHGLFTYYLLRGLQGVADLDRDGMVVAGELCLYARGQVVRAAREQFENKQDPLCAPPIGRGAMIRIHPIAKGNNPKPVQTQKILEEPSADSTGPAKSPILIGP, from the coding sequence ATGGTGCATCGGGACACGCAGCCGACCAATCTAGAACCTCTCTCCCTCACGCCGACCATCTGGTTTGCACCGAGCGGAACGACGGCGGAACTTTCTTACCAGAATGCCTGTCACGAGACGGTGGCCATGCCCATGGCCGATATCCTTCTTGGTTCCGTCCCCACCAAGCTGGCACAAGTCTTTACCGGTGTGACGGCACAAAACCACTCGGAAGACCTTCTCGCATCGGACGGCGTGATCGAAGTGGGCGTTGGTCTGAGGCGGATTGATCTAGAGGTCCCAACGCAACGACCGGGAACCTATCCAGCGACCGCCACGGTCGGGCTTGAAATGGCATTTTTAGCTCGAGATGGCACCATGCTATTCAGCAAAAAACTTGAAGGCACACATCACGGGACGGTGGTGGTGGCTGATCAATCCTGTGACGTGACGGGGTTGGATGCCCTCGTACAGGACGCCATCGGTTCAGCGACCGACGAGCTGGTTCAGCACATGGTCCAATCCGTGAAGATTCGAGAATACGCGGCCCAGCGGGACGCGTGGGTTCCGCTGGCCTCCCATCCCACACCACCGTCTGAAAGGACTGTTGAATCGTCTCCTCCTGTGGAGCAAGAAACGAGGGAAGAACCTCTGGCTCCTACGGCCCGAGGGGTTGAACCAACCCATCTCAGTTTTCGGGCCATCATACGAGATGAAAGTCGTGATCGGGTGCTTGAACCGGATGAATCAGTCACGATCCACCTCGAGGTGATGAACGAAGGGATTGCGGAAGCCAAGGACGTGGTGATCCTGGTCCAAGGGAAAGCAGGATTAGCTCATGTATTCCCGCCAGACATCGTCGTGGGTTCCATTCGGCCAGGAGAAATCAAACGTCTTTCCGTGACGAAACGAGTGACCGTGACGGAAGAGACTCTTCCTGGTGAACTGACATTGAATTTGCGGTCAGCCAGTCCGATGGCAACCGTTCCGCCGCCCAAGATATTCAGCCTGGGGATCAAACCCAAGCGTGGCGATCTAGCCTCGTTGCCGGACGTTGACCAGATGCCGGCGGCATTGAAGACAGGGAAGCAGCCAAGGGCCGTCATTATCGCCATTGGAGTGGGAACGTATCAGGATGAACAGGTGCCGGTCATGAAGTATGCGAGCCACGATGCGGCGGTCATGGCGGAGTATCTGCATGCCATCGGCAGCATACCACGCGAGCGGATGCGTATCCTGCTCGATCGTCAAGGTGTACAACAAGAGTTCGACGAGACGTTCAAGCACTGGCTGCGCAAGCGAGCGGATGCGGAGACCGTGCTGTACGTCTATTTTTCAGGTCGAGCGGTCGTGGACAGTAGTACCGGGGAGGTCTTGCTTGTCCCCTATGACGGAACGCTGTTCGACCCAGAGCATCTGTATCCCCTGAGAAGATTGCAGCAGTTGGTCTCTCAGCTCCCCATTCAGAGAGCGATCTTTATGTTGGACGCTTCGCTGGATCCGTCTCCAGGTGCCGATGTGAGAACCATGCCCTCGCCTGATTGGCCATCTGGGGCGGATGAACAACGGAAAGATGTGGAGATGTGGATGGTTGGAAATCCAAGTTTGCAAGAAGCCAATGTCTATGACCGAGGGAAACACGGCTTGTTTACCTATTATCTCTTGAGAGGACTGCAAGGGGTTGCTGATCTGGATCGAGATGGGATGGTCGTGGCAGGTGAACTCTGCCTCTATGCTCGAGGTCAGGTGGTGCGCGCCGCTCGTGAGCAATTCGAGAACAAGCAAGACCCGCTTTGCGCCCCTCCCATAGGACGTGGCGCGATGATCCGTATTCATCCGATCGCCAAAGGGAATAATCCAAAGCCAGTTCAGACACAGAAAATACTGGAAGAGCCTTCTGCTGATTCAACCGGTCCGGCTAAAAGCCCTATCCTTATTGGGCCCTAG
- a CDS encoding hypothetical protein (conserved membrane protein of unknown function): MTTQRSILVSLHDYLFGIGCVLIAAVVRVVLLPWVGLDVPFITFFVAVSATAWYRGLGPALFASLLSALLAVYLFLPPLWSLQGSHHLIPATLFCAEAMALAYLTDLLHQHQRELGESEERFRTLADSAPALIWVNGLEGCQYVNRGYLEFLGVDISDIQGYDWVQFVHPDDREQYIAAYQYAVGQQETFHAEFRFRRHDGVYRWMRSVGKPRYTTDGSWVGYAGLTSDITEQREMQLNLQSFTEELERQVDTRTADLVDSQRRLRELATELNLAEQRERKRLATELHDHLQQILVVGKMAIGQGKRAATGVPQCEQALQKVDDLLSDALAYSRTLVAELSPSVLHEFGLPAALRWLGEQMKRFELTVTVQIQTPEELRLSENQAILLFQSTRELLINTAKHAETKEAIIRVTQEDGTLRLIVQDQGIGFDPTVAQQSGSTKFGLLSIRERMYAMGGRWEIHSASGKGTTAILSLPYESVSGPVEKGIVASSNAGIVMNGHPVQAGAICRILLVDDHVMVRQGLKSLLDAYPDLQVVGEADNGQDAVDLAARLQPSIILMDINMPKMNGIEATTRIKTRWPQILVIGLSVNASEDNAGAMKQAGATRIMTKEAAVDELYGAIQEALKVSVSASS; encoded by the coding sequence ATGACTACCCAGCGTTCTATCCTGGTATCATTGCACGATTACCTGTTTGGAATCGGTTGTGTCCTGATTGCAGCCGTTGTGCGGGTCGTGTTGTTGCCGTGGGTGGGGCTCGATGTTCCCTTTATTACATTCTTTGTGGCGGTCTCGGCAACCGCTTGGTACAGGGGATTAGGTCCCGCACTGTTCGCCTCCTTGCTATCCGCCCTGCTGGCCGTGTACCTGTTTCTTCCGCCTCTGTGGTCTTTGCAAGGTTCTCACCATCTTATCCCGGCTACGCTGTTCTGCGCCGAAGCCATGGCCTTGGCCTATCTCACCGATCTTCTGCATCAACATCAGCGAGAGTTAGGCGAAAGTGAGGAGCGGTTCCGTACGTTAGCTGACAGTGCACCCGCTCTCATTTGGGTGAACGGACTAGAAGGATGCCAATACGTCAATCGGGGATACCTTGAATTTCTCGGCGTCGACATTTCGGACATTCAAGGATATGACTGGGTGCAATTTGTGCATCCCGACGATCGAGAGCAATACATCGCCGCGTATCAGTATGCGGTGGGACAGCAGGAGACCTTTCATGCAGAGTTCCGCTTCCGACGTCACGACGGCGTCTACCGGTGGATGCGCTCTGTGGGCAAGCCACGATACACCACGGACGGCTCCTGGGTGGGGTATGCAGGCCTCACGAGTGACATTACGGAGCAGAGAGAGATGCAGTTGAATCTACAATCATTTACGGAAGAATTGGAGCGGCAAGTTGATACCCGTACGGCGGATCTCGTGGACTCACAGCGACGGCTGCGCGAGCTCGCGACGGAACTGAATCTGGCCGAGCAGCGTGAGCGGAAACGACTCGCCACCGAGCTGCATGATCATCTGCAACAGATATTAGTCGTGGGAAAGATGGCGATCGGGCAGGGTAAGCGCGCTGCGACAGGCGTGCCTCAATGTGAACAGGCCCTCCAGAAGGTCGATGATCTCTTATCGGATGCCCTGGCCTACAGTCGGACGCTGGTGGCTGAGCTGAGTCCATCTGTGCTACATGAGTTTGGGCTGCCGGCTGCCCTCCGGTGGTTAGGGGAGCAGATGAAACGGTTCGAGCTCACCGTCACGGTTCAGATTCAGACTCCAGAGGAGTTGCGACTCTCAGAGAACCAGGCCATTCTCCTGTTTCAGTCTACCCGGGAGCTACTCATTAATACCGCGAAGCATGCGGAGACGAAGGAAGCGATCATTAGAGTGACGCAGGAGGATGGAACGCTCCGTCTCATAGTACAAGACCAGGGCATTGGATTCGACCCGACGGTCGCGCAGCAATCAGGATCAACCAAGTTCGGCCTGTTGAGCATTCGGGAGCGCATGTATGCCATGGGCGGGCGCTGGGAGATTCACTCCGCCAGTGGAAAGGGAACCACGGCAATCCTCTCACTTCCGTATGAGTCCGTGTCCGGGCCGGTGGAGAAGGGGATCGTCGCCTCATCGAATGCCGGGATCGTCATGAATGGGCACCCCGTACAGGCAGGTGCAATCTGTCGCATCCTGCTCGTCGACGATCATGTCATGGTTCGGCAGGGCTTGAAATCTCTCCTGGATGCCTATCCTGACCTCCAGGTGGTGGGAGAAGCAGACAATGGCCAGGATGCGGTTGACCTGGCAGCACGACTGCAACCCTCCATCATCCTCATGGACATCAATATGCCGAAGATGAATGGCATCGAGGCGACGACACGCATCAAAACCCGGTGGCCTCAGATCCTGGTAATTGGGCTATCAGTCAATGCCTCGGAGGACAACGCCGGCGCGATGAAGCAGGCCGGGGCGACGCGGATCATGACGAAAGAGGCGGCCGTCGATGAGCTGTATGGAGCCATTCAAGAGGCGCTAAAAGTGTCAGTCAGCGCGTCATCCTAA
- a CDS encoding hypothetical protein (conserved protein of unknown function) has protein sequence MNSSWGTKAIHRRKRALLRTKVRWDVLGLQDPAHSTSSLTIEDLRRQIISASSEGLSPDTVSRSHPKDARPKPRSKSSASSRKLGASSK, from the coding sequence ATGAATTCATCCTGGGGAACCAAGGCGATACACCGACGAAAGCGAGCGTTGCTACGGACCAAGGTCCGATGGGATGTCCTTGGGCTCCAAGATCCGGCTCACTCGACTTCGAGCCTGACGATCGAAGACCTGCGCCGACAAATCATCTCAGCCTCGAGTGAGGGACTGAGCCCTGACACGGTTTCCCGTTCGCACCCGAAGGACGCGCGCCCTAAACCACGTTCCAAGTCATCGGCCTCAAGCAGAAAGCTGGGTGCCAGCTCGAAGTAG
- a CDS encoding hypothetical protein (conserved protein of unknown function) → MNQEQFGQFWEQLKAPLKAKWDKITEEDLVEIRGGLERFELVLQKRYGESQKDEVSTWANRRYSHWTGNYVGYKDPEPAL, encoded by the coding sequence ATGAATCAGGAACAATTCGGTCAATTTTGGGAACAACTCAAAGCCCCTCTCAAAGCGAAGTGGGACAAGATTACGGAAGAAGATCTTGTCGAGATTCGAGGAGGTCTGGAACGATTTGAACTCGTCCTCCAAAAACGGTATGGCGAGTCTCAGAAAGATGAGGTCTCTACCTGGGCCAATCGGCGATATTCACACTGGACGGGAAACTATGTTGGCTATAAGGACCCCGAGCCGGCACTGTAG
- a CDS encoding putative Diheme Cytochrome c, with product MKAARLGLFGLMVGVIGVAAVLTGGCASEQEKRGHELYTHYCSDCHGESGKQNQGFNWSAMPDPKPKDLSNKSEMGTFTDQELFDTISRDMLDTSEEGGDEIGDDDFAVPTMPTFKYTLSEDEIWAIVGYVRTLHDMKMEFNVEARKASLDEGLKSAQAKFEQAKQAYEAAEKKASDEAERKSEELNKDVDVDESAYAAEQEAMGQAKKELDTAQVALNNFSTRSGRGVSIPRPDLTVKPAETAALIERGKRLYENKYGCNGCHSLADEGGKIGPALDRAGFRLNATWIYRWLKNPQAMDSATRMPALGLSDADAKAVTMYVATLRAPKAEPVEEKPVENP from the coding sequence ATGAAGGCGGCAAGGTTGGGTCTCTTCGGATTGATGGTTGGTGTGATAGGGGTCGCAGCAGTGCTCACTGGGGGTTGCGCAAGCGAGCAGGAAAAGCGTGGTCACGAACTCTATACACATTACTGCAGTGATTGTCACGGTGAAAGCGGTAAGCAAAATCAGGGGTTCAACTGGTCGGCGATGCCTGATCCAAAGCCGAAAGATTTGTCCAATAAGTCTGAGATGGGAACGTTTACGGACCAAGAACTCTTCGATACGATCTCGCGTGACATGCTGGACACGAGCGAGGAAGGCGGTGATGAGATCGGCGACGATGACTTCGCGGTTCCAACTATGCCGACGTTCAAATATACGCTTTCAGAGGACGAAATCTGGGCAATCGTCGGGTATGTGCGGACGCTTCACGACATGAAGATGGAGTTCAATGTGGAGGCGCGCAAGGCATCCCTTGATGAAGGGCTGAAATCCGCACAAGCGAAGTTTGAACAAGCCAAGCAGGCCTATGAAGCGGCGGAAAAGAAGGCCAGCGACGAAGCAGAGCGGAAAAGCGAAGAACTGAATAAAGATGTGGATGTGGATGAATCCGCCTATGCTGCCGAACAGGAGGCCATGGGTCAAGCCAAGAAAGAGCTGGATACGGCTCAGGTTGCCCTCAATAACTTCTCGACCAGATCGGGAAGGGGAGTCAGTATTCCGAGGCCGGATTTAACGGTTAAACCTGCAGAGACCGCCGCATTGATTGAGCGCGGCAAACGACTGTACGAGAATAAATACGGTTGCAACGGCTGCCATAGTCTTGCCGACGAGGGTGGCAAGATTGGGCCTGCTTTAGATCGAGCTGGATTTCGGCTGAATGCCACCTGGATCTACCGCTGGCTCAAGAATCCACAGGCAATGGATTCAGCCACACGTATGCCGGCATTAGGATTGAGTGATGCAGACGCAAAGGCTGTGACGATGTATGTGGCTACCTTGCGGGCACCGAAAGCTGAGCCAGTCGAAGAGAAGCCTGTTGAGAACCCTTAA
- a CDS encoding putative Monoheme cytochrome c, with protein MGALGKPIILMVAMYIFLKFVLPYIPGSAPLPSSLIFLYLLLTAAGIVIFETLSGESKEAFWGPMQRFLTGENIGGLQTLRYGVLVLFPLLVGWQTYGSTASSDAPPAESRTIHPAPPGEYTGLSNPVPKTPENIMQGKGFYAAFCSPCHGGNFDGKGPAARGYNPPPANFADPTTIAMLQESYLFWRIKKGGIGLPIEGAPWKSAMPRWELELPDEWIWKIIMGEYDGAHQSPRTWE; from the coding sequence ATGGGCGCGTTAGGTAAGCCGATCATACTCATGGTAGCCATGTATATATTCCTGAAGTTTGTGCTGCCGTATATCCCAGGTTCAGCACCACTTCCCTCCAGTCTGATATTTCTATATCTCCTGCTGACCGCCGCCGGCATCGTAATCTTTGAAACGTTGAGCGGAGAATCAAAAGAGGCATTTTGGGGGCCGATGCAGCGGTTCCTGACCGGAGAGAATATCGGAGGGTTGCAAACGCTTCGCTATGGAGTCCTTGTTTTGTTTCCTCTATTGGTGGGCTGGCAAACCTACGGCAGCACCGCATCGAGCGATGCTCCACCGGCTGAGAGCAGAACGATCCATCCTGCACCGCCAGGAGAGTACACGGGGTTGTCAAACCCTGTCCCCAAGACCCCGGAGAATATTATGCAAGGGAAAGGGTTTTATGCAGCCTTTTGTTCCCCTTGCCACGGCGGAAATTTTGATGGCAAAGGGCCTGCTGCACGAGGATACAATCCTCCACCCGCAAATTTTGCCGATCCCACGACGATTGCCATGTTGCAGGAAAGCTATCTGTTCTGGCGCATCAAGAAAGGCGGCATCGGTCTTCCGATTGAAGGTGCACCATGGAAGTCTGCCATGCCTCGTTGGGAATTGGAATTGCCGGACGAATGGATCTGGAAGATTATCATGGGGGAATACGATGGAGCGCATCAATCCCCACGGACATGGGAGTAA
- a CDS encoding hypothetical protein (conserved protein of unknown function), translated as MSTGKSTRAASVEHWIRIPNGIKVRHRSEAYDGIIDGLTEIVSGPDRNPDGKTQYRVNVGDSTRLLVSEDHLNILLDNKSLVVVGRESELYRQSVTNRLRAVFPEDRFVSVTNKGSATTDK; from the coding sequence ATGAGTACCGGTAAATCGACCCGCGCGGCTTCGGTCGAGCATTGGATCAGGATCCCAAACGGCATAAAAGTACGTCATCGTTCTGAAGCCTATGACGGTATCATTGATGGTTTGACCGAGATCGTATCAGGTCCAGATCGCAACCCGGACGGAAAAACTCAGTATCGCGTCAATGTCGGTGACAGCACTAGGTTACTCGTATCGGAAGATCACCTCAATATCCTGCTTGACAACAAGAGCTTAGTGGTGGTCGGACGGGAATCGGAGCTGTACCGCCAATCCGTCACCAATCGCCTCCGGGCAGTATTCCCAGAAGATCGGTTCGTCTCCGTGACGAACAAGGGTTCAGCCACGACAGACAAGTAG
- a CDS encoding putative nitrite oxidoreductase, gamma subunit, with protein sequence MKRVNHVMKRALRGALAAIAALIIAEASLSFAQESVAVKATIVTGGLPVDDPNAAIWSSAVPATFPMSPQVHWPNRIQEVTVQDVSVRALHDGTQVAFLLEYKDPSEDPDDAAAFEFMVGDKKAHFAHGQPMLQVEGGPVNIWFWKHKEDKAVDMTAKGFGTLKPQTHQDVKAKGAYSNGGWKIVFSRTLSTDHPEEDVQITPGEFISIAFAVWDGRKDAVGELVEKGSQKAVSSWWYFRADAPPDYSSYMYAAIAAVLALGFQFVLIRKLKKGQ encoded by the coding sequence ATGAAACGGGTGAATCACGTCATGAAACGTGCTCTGCGGGGTGCGTTAGCTGCGATTGCAGCTCTGATTATCGCAGAGGCATCCCTCAGCTTTGCGCAGGAAAGCGTAGCGGTGAAGGCTACGATTGTCACCGGTGGGTTGCCCGTCGATGATCCCAATGCCGCAATTTGGAGCAGCGCAGTGCCTGCGACGTTTCCCATGTCGCCACAGGTTCATTGGCCGAACCGTATTCAAGAGGTGACCGTCCAGGACGTCTCTGTCCGAGCATTACACGACGGCACTCAGGTTGCTTTTCTTCTCGAATATAAGGATCCCAGCGAGGATCCAGACGACGCGGCGGCATTCGAGTTTATGGTAGGAGACAAAAAAGCGCACTTTGCTCACGGGCAACCCATGCTCCAGGTTGAAGGTGGTCCGGTCAATATCTGGTTTTGGAAACATAAAGAGGACAAAGCCGTCGATATGACCGCCAAAGGCTTCGGGACATTAAAGCCTCAAACGCATCAAGATGTGAAGGCGAAGGGAGCTTATTCAAACGGAGGCTGGAAAATAGTCTTTTCCCGTACCCTCTCGACTGATCATCCTGAAGAGGATGTTCAAATCACGCCGGGAGAATTCATTAGTATCGCCTTTGCGGTCTGGGACGGACGCAAAGATGCCGTGGGAGAGTTGGTGGAAAAAGGGTCACAAAAAGCCGTTTCCTCCTGGTGGTATTTCCGAGCCGATGCCCCGCCAGATTATTCGAGCTATATGTACGCGGCGATAGCTGCGGTATTGGCCTTGGGATTTCAGTTTGTCCTGATCCGAAAACTCAAGAAAGGGCAGTGA
- a CDS encoding putative Monoheme cytochrome c — MGEVAQLQLIALSIVGIGILILLFIKAVFLRVTGFVAIVLGLFSLMSLAVPQLASLPPAEEKIDIASIKTPTDIAAIGQTVFFSKGQCALCHSIGPSESARCPDLKGIGAKLSKDFLYESLTDPQAFVYQDYRHGGVPKEYPATMPAIDKDPIGLSKNEILAVIAFLQQMSGEPISVSTSELEMPGQASPAPVQAAGSAPLAIAQAH; from the coding sequence ATGGGTGAAGTCGCACAATTACAATTAATTGCACTGTCAATCGTCGGGATCGGGATTCTGATCCTTCTGTTCATCAAGGCTGTGTTTCTCCGGGTCACGGGGTTTGTTGCTATTGTGTTGGGATTGTTCTCGCTCATGTCACTCGCCGTCCCGCAGTTGGCCTCTCTCCCTCCGGCAGAGGAAAAGATCGACATTGCCAGTATCAAGACCCCGACGGACATCGCAGCCATCGGACAAACTGTCTTTTTCAGCAAGGGGCAATGCGCATTGTGTCATTCCATTGGTCCAAGTGAATCCGCCCGTTGTCCGGATTTAAAGGGGATCGGCGCCAAATTGAGCAAGGACTTCCTCTATGAAAGCCTGACTGATCCGCAGGCGTTCGTATATCAGGATTACCGCCATGGGGGTGTGCCGAAGGAATATCCGGCAACGATGCCCGCGATCGACAAGGATCCGATCGGACTCTCGAAGAATGAAATCTTGGCCGTTATCGCGTTTTTACAGCAAATGAGCGGTGAGCCGATCTCCGTCAGCACGTCGGAACTCGAAATGCCGGGCCAGGCATCGCCAGCCCCGGTCCAAGCGGCCGGATCTGCTCCATTAGCGATTGCACAAGCGCACTAG